The proteins below are encoded in one region of Tiliqua scincoides isolate rTilSci1 chromosome 7, rTilSci1.hap2, whole genome shotgun sequence:
- the LOC136657015 gene encoding N-acetyllactosaminide beta-1,3-N-acetylglucosaminyltransferase 2-like has protein sequence MRAVARARARLLSLLVVVNFLLYVVVELLRRGHEPAVIIPRRAFWKSFTPSRAYWNRRQQTLERLYNPILAVLSNTTVAQRVSSEGAAFCSCHPDLAVASEVRGFKNLPNRFQDFLRYYRCRDYPLLMDQPHKCSPKAPFLLLAIKSAIPHIDRRQAIRKSWGKEVTSGDFTIARVFLLGQTPPEDNFPDLSDLLQFESQTHRDILLWDYKDTFFNLTLKEVLFLKWATRTCPGARFVFKGDDDVFVNTYQVLDYLKSLTKSKAENLFIGDVIKDARPKREKKLKYYIPETIYRGFYPPYAGGGGYLYSGKLVPKLTNISDQVLLYPIDDVYTGMCLRKLGLAPEKHRGFKTFDIKKKHRDNICNYTKLILVHSRKPQEIVKIWKHLQDPHLNC, from the coding sequence ATGAGGGCAGTGGCACGTGCCAGAGCCAGACTGTTGTCCCTCCTTGTGGTGGTCAACTTCCTCCTGTACGTGGTGGTGGAGCTCTTGAGGCGTGGTCACGAGCCTGCAGTCATCATCCCCCGCAGGGCCTTCTGGAAGAGTTTCACCCCGTCCAGGGCCTACTGGAACAGGCGGCAGCAGACCCTGGAGCGCCTCTACAACCCCATCCTGGCGGTGCTTTCCAACACCACTGTGGCACAGCGTGTCTCCTCTGAGGGGGCCGCCTTCTGCTCCTGCCACCCAGACCTGGCCGTGGCCTCTGAAGTGCGTGGCTTCAAGAACCTGCCGAACCGCTTCCAAGACTTCCTGCGCTACTACAGGTGTAGGGATTACCCCCTCTTGATGGACCAGCCCCACAAGTGCAGCCCCAAGGCGCCGTTCCTGCTGCTGGCCATCAAGTCCGCCATCCCCCATATTGACCGACGTCAAGCCATCCGCAAGTCATGGGGCAAAGAAGTCACCTCTGGAGACTTCACCATCGCCAGGGTCTTCCTCTTGGGTCAGACCCCGCCAGAGGACAACTTCCCTGATCTCTCCGACCTGTTGCAGTTTGAGAGCCAGACCCATAGGGACATTCTTCTGTGGGACTACAAGGACACCTTCTTCAACCTGACTCTGAAGGAAGTGCTGTTCCTGAAATGGGCCACCCGCACCTGCCCAGGTGCACGGTTCGTCTTCAAGGGCGATGACGATGTCTTCGTGAATACCTACCAGGTCTTGGATTACCTGAAGAGCTTAACCAAGTCTAAAGCAGAAAACCTATTCATTGGCGACGTGATCAAAGACGCCAGGCCCAAACGCGAAAAGAAACTAAAATACTATATCCCGGAAACTATCTATAGAGGCTTTTATCCTCCATACGCGGGAGGTGGCGGGTATCTCTATTCTGGGAAACTGGTGCCTAAGTTGACCAACATATCTGACCAGGTCCTCCTTTATCCTATCGATGATGTGTACACCGGGATGTGCCTCCGGAAACTCGGCCTTGCCCCAGAGAAACACAGAGGCTTCAAGACATTTGATATCAAAAAGAAACACAGGGACAACATTTGTAATTACACAAAACTCATTTTGGTTCACAGCAGAAAACCTCAGGAAATCGTTAAGATTTGGAAACACTTGCAGGATCCACACTTGAATTGTTAA